The following coding sequences are from one Methanohalophilus halophilus window:
- a CDS encoding ABC transporter ATP-binding protein: protein MSFESPQGPIVPVDSVDMDILDKETFTIIGESGCGKSLLANSLLGLLPRDAQVCGTVHMDGEEILSLKEKEWRKIRGNKIGLVFQNPSASLNPVFTMHNQLYETLKYSNKPSSRDKMISLLEKTGIKNPLRRLSQYPHQLSGGMKQRFAIALGIATDPEILIADEPTNGLDVTVKLKIVEMLSKLHAERSILLITHDLNVASNLSDKIAVMYAGELVEIAPAKSFFEKPIHPYSSQLLASHPEKEMIPIPGFTPQLTQRPHGCRFHPRCARACSKCKTEHPKLEMIEGERYVRCFACA from the coding sequence GTGTCATTTGAATCTCCTCAGGGACCTATAGTACCTGTTGATTCAGTGGATATGGATATTCTCGATAAGGAAACCTTCACAATAATAGGTGAATCCGGCTGTGGTAAATCATTACTTGCAAATTCCCTGTTGGGATTGCTTCCCCGCGATGCCCAGGTCTGCGGAACGGTGCATATGGATGGGGAAGAAATCCTATCATTGAAGGAAAAGGAATGGCGAAAGATCAGGGGCAATAAGATTGGCCTGGTGTTCCAGAATCCTTCAGCTTCCCTAAATCCGGTATTCACCATGCATAACCAGTTATATGAAACCCTCAAATATTCGAACAAACCCTCATCCCGGGACAAAATGATTTCTCTACTGGAAAAAACAGGGATTAAAAATCCTTTGCGCAGACTATCCCAGTACCCTCATCAATTAAGTGGGGGGATGAAACAGAGATTTGCAATCGCTTTGGGGATTGCAACTGATCCCGAAATTTTGATAGCTGATGAGCCAACTAACGGCCTTGACGTGACTGTGAAATTAAAAATTGTGGAAATGTTATCCAAACTACATGCAGAACGTTCTATCCTGCTGATTACACATGATCTTAATGTGGCTTCCAATCTTTCCGATAAAATCGCGGTGATGTACGCCGGGGAACTGGTGGAAATTGCTCCCGCAAAAAGTTTTTTTGAAAAACCAATTCATCCCTATTCCAGCCAATTACTAGCTTCACATCCGGAAAAAGAAATGATACCCATTCCAGGCTTTACTCCACAGCTTACGCAGAGACCCCATGGATGTCGATTCCATCCACGTTGCGCACGGGCCTGCAGCAAATGTAAAACTGAGCATCCTAAGTTGGAAATGATAGAAGGGGAGAGATATGTGAGGTGTTTTGCCTGTGCTTGA
- the glmU gene encoding bifunctional sugar-1-phosphate nucleotidylyltransferase/acetyltransferase: MKAIVLAAGEGVRCAPLTNTRSKVMLPVANRPILEYVISALVDNGIEDIVLVVGYEKEKVMDYFGNGNDFGAMITYVDQTSQLGTAHAISQAIPALGDGNGSFLVLNGDNIIEKETISKLIADHAGDATVLTTPREQVCGYGVVMSAGGKVKGIFEKPKRQISHMINTGIYAFNRDIVAEIENTEISERGEYEITHTLQNMVKGNRDVRVTVTKNLWMDSVYAWDLLDTNARLLASCESAIEDTSRIDDTATLIGNVEIGDNTVIRAGSYIVGPVKIGDNCDIGPQVTVLPSTSIGNNVSIGPYTYIQNTILMDNVRVESHSHISESIIGFNCNLGPYSICEADKDVNIEIENELVHVEKSGVVIGDDCKFGSRTLTEAGILVGDNCTVRSGTNVDRHLPANSTVL; this comes from the coding sequence ATGAAAGCCATCGTTCTTGCCGCAGGGGAGGGTGTCAGATGTGCCCCCCTCACAAATACCCGTTCAAAGGTTATGTTACCGGTAGCCAATCGCCCCATCCTGGAATACGTGATATCCGCACTTGTGGATAACGGAATCGAGGATATAGTACTGGTTGTGGGTTATGAGAAGGAGAAGGTGATGGACTATTTTGGCAACGGCAATGATTTCGGGGCAATGATTACTTATGTGGACCAGACTTCCCAGCTGGGTACCGCTCATGCGATCAGCCAGGCTATCCCTGCACTGGGGGATGGCAATGGATCTTTCCTGGTACTCAACGGGGATAACATCATCGAAAAAGAGACTATCAGTAAACTGATCGCAGATCATGCAGGGGATGCCACCGTACTAACCACTCCGCGGGAGCAGGTATGTGGATATGGAGTGGTCATGAGTGCTGGGGGAAAGGTAAAAGGCATCTTTGAAAAACCCAAACGCCAGATAAGTCATATGATAAACACCGGTATCTATGCTTTTAACCGGGATATTGTTGCAGAGATAGAAAATACAGAGATCTCTGAGAGGGGGGAATATGAAATTACCCATACCCTGCAGAATATGGTGAAAGGAAACAGGGATGTCAGGGTCACTGTAACTAAGAACCTGTGGATGGATTCGGTGTATGCCTGGGATCTGCTTGATACCAATGCCAGGTTACTGGCAAGTTGTGAGTCTGCTATCGAGGATACTTCCAGAATTGATGATACCGCTACTCTGATAGGGAATGTGGAGATCGGGGATAATACGGTCATCCGTGCAGGGTCCTATATCGTAGGGCCGGTAAAGATCGGGGATAACTGTGATATCGGACCTCAGGTGACAGTTCTGCCTTCCACCAGTATAGGGAATAACGTGTCGATTGGGCCCTATACCTATATCCAGAACACTATCCTGATGGATAATGTACGTGTGGAATCCCACAGTCATATCTCTGAAAGTATTATAGGGTTTAACTGTAATTTAGGTCCTTACTCCATCTGTGAAGCGGATAAAGATGTGAATATCGAGATCGAAAATGAACTTGTGCATGTGGAAAAGAGCGGCGTGGTTATCGGGGATGACTGTAAATTTGGTTCAAGGACTCTTACTGAGGCAGGCATCCTTGTAGGCGATAACTGTACCGTGAGATCAGGTACAAATGTAGATAGACATCTGCCTGCAAATTCCACCGTGCTTTGA
- the hepT gene encoding type VII toxin-antitoxin system HepT family RNase toxin codes for MDESIYSKLELLKEYIEILKGYQDYSLDDINQDHTLRGAVERYLEVSLECMIDIGEMIISRHSLKKPESYKEIFTTLGANGILPQDFSRKISPAAGFRNVLVHMYAHIDMERVYFYLQNHLDDLEKFAHYIALYLEKTD; via the coding sequence ATGGATGAGTCAATATATTCTAAACTGGAATTATTAAAGGAATATATTGAAATCCTCAAAGGCTATCAGGATTACAGTCTCGATGACATCAATCAGGACCATACCCTTAGAGGAGCAGTGGAAAGGTACCTTGAAGTTTCTCTTGAATGCATGATAGATATCGGAGAGATGATAATTTCCCGACACTCATTGAAGAAACCAGAATCCTATAAGGAAATTTTTACGACTCTGGGTGCTAATGGAATTTTGCCCCAGGATTTTTCCAGGAAAATCTCCCCTGCAGCAGGTTTTAGAAATGTGCTTGTTCATATGTACGCCCATATTGATATGGAAAGGGTATATTTTTACCTGCAAAACCATCTGGATGATCTGGAGAAATTTGCACATTACATAGCGCTTTATCTTGAAAAAACGGATTGA
- a CDS encoding ABC transporter substrate-binding protein, whose translation MLCTISILIAGCADQQQNEDNNINENETQAKIVEIAQTFGPSDSLDPSSRWVGWYVREAGLYETLFSYDENMEMIPELATGYETINDTAWQITLRENVTFHDGTPMTSEAVVYSINRVRDPDNTRSSQYDFIEDVQALDDYTVLITTEKPYAPAIASLTDPIVSIVNPEVTDLATSPSGTGPYAFESFEPGIELVVNKNNNYWAGQPQLDVAVFNYVSDPVTRSLKLEGGDVQIADGIPPAEVARLDAKDGISIHNEETMRTGFMYVNTRKAPLDDIHVRQAINHAIDREQVIDAALEGVGGSPAVGLFPSLFSWSANEQLDPYDHNPEKALDMLAQAGIEDEDGDGTLDYAGETFSLNIKTYASRPEMKPAAEAMAAQFREIGIESEAIILESGALSADMSDGNYDLGLYAWGVAPTGDPDYFLSQHFVSDSKYAGWTGYSNEDVDEWLEMGRTNMDSDKRLEYYNNVQKEAFEDCPEIFVFYYRKTVGTSDEIQGFTIYPNEITFLTENVRLE comes from the coding sequence TTGTTATGCACTATTTCCATTTTGATTGCTGGATGTGCGGATCAGCAACAAAATGAAGACAATAATATTAATGAAAATGAGACCCAGGCAAAAATCGTCGAAATTGCACAGACGTTTGGACCTTCAGATAGTCTTGACCCTTCTTCCAGATGGGTCGGCTGGTATGTTAGAGAAGCCGGGCTATATGAAACACTGTTCAGTTATGATGAAAATATGGAAATGATACCTGAACTTGCAACCGGCTATGAAACCATAAACGATACTGCCTGGCAAATAACACTCAGGGAAAATGTTACATTCCATGATGGTACACCCATGACCTCAGAGGCAGTCGTGTATTCAATAAATAGAGTACGAGATCCCGATAATACACGCAGTAGCCAGTATGATTTTATAGAGGATGTACAGGCTCTAGATGATTATACAGTATTGATTACCACAGAAAAACCCTATGCACCTGCGATTGCAAGCCTGACAGACCCTATCGTCTCAATCGTAAATCCTGAGGTTACTGATCTTGCAACATCTCCTTCAGGTACCGGTCCTTATGCTTTTGAATCATTTGAACCTGGAATAGAACTGGTTGTCAACAAGAATAATAATTACTGGGCAGGGCAACCACAACTTGATGTTGCTGTGTTTAACTATGTAAGCGATCCTGTAACCAGGTCCCTCAAACTTGAGGGAGGAGACGTACAGATCGCAGATGGCATACCTCCAGCAGAAGTTGCTCGTCTCGATGCAAAAGATGGTATCAGTATACACAACGAAGAAACCATGCGAACTGGATTCATGTATGTAAATACCAGAAAAGCACCTCTGGATGATATACATGTAAGACAGGCTATCAACCATGCAATAGACAGAGAACAGGTAATAGATGCTGCACTGGAAGGTGTGGGTGGTTCACCTGCAGTCGGACTATTCCCTTCTCTGTTTAGCTGGTCTGCAAATGAGCAGCTTGATCCCTATGACCATAATCCCGAAAAAGCCCTCGATATGCTGGCACAGGCAGGTATAGAGGACGAAGATGGAGATGGCACACTTGATTATGCAGGAGAAACTTTTTCCCTCAACATAAAAACCTATGCATCAAGACCTGAGATGAAACCTGCTGCAGAAGCAATGGCTGCTCAATTCCGCGAGATAGGAATTGAAAGTGAGGCAATTATCCTTGAAAGTGGTGCCCTTAGTGCAGATATGAGTGACGGCAACTATGACCTCGGCCTTTATGCGTGGGGAGTAGCACCTACAGGAGATCCGGATTATTTCCTGTCACAGCATTTTGTTTCAGACAGCAAATATGCAGGTTGGACAGGATATTCTAATGAGGATGTGGATGAATGGCTGGAAATGGGACGTACTAACATGGATAGTGATAAGCGTCTGGAATACTACAATAATGTACAGAAGGAAGCATTTGAAGACTGTCCCGAAATATTTGTATTCTATTATCGCAAGACTGTGGGCACCTCTGATGAAATCCAGGGTTTCACTATTTACCCCAATGAAATAACCTTCCTGACTGAAAACGTGAGATTGGAATAA
- the mntA gene encoding type VII toxin-antitoxin system MntA family adenylyltransferase antitoxin: MYDLESAQAKLSKYFSSLDEVVLAYIFGSVARGDDNKLSDVDIGVLLDKSLSKQDIFRLELHVIDDIVGLLGSDKIDLTIMNQAPLLLNFNIIKDGYVLKSDEVSRIPFET; this comes from the coding sequence ATGTACGACTTGGAATCAGCGCAAGCAAAACTTTCTAAGTATTTCAGTAGTCTGGATGAAGTGGTACTTGCCTACATATTTGGCTCTGTTGCAAGAGGTGACGACAACAAGCTGAGCGATGTAGATATAGGAGTATTGCTGGATAAAAGTCTTTCAAAGCAGGACATATTTAGGCTGGAGTTGCATGTTATTGATGATATTGTTGGATTGTTGGGTTCTGACAAGATTGACCTGACCATTATGAATCAGGCACCTCTGCTTTTGAATTTTAATATTATTAAAGATGGATACGTTTTGAAATCTGATGAGGTCAGTCGAATACCCTTCGAAACCTAG
- a CDS encoding ABC transporter permease, with the protein MIKGIFNRSMLIGLILIGAVVFLALTAPWLAPQDPQKTNFDQRLLSPSSEYPFGTDHLGRCILSRVLFAARISLFIGGSVIGISFIAGTLIGSISAYAGGIVDETVMRFVDGFLAFPSMFIALAIAGIFGGNMTGLIIALSIVEWTAYARVSRGSVLAVKNMDYIAVSRMMGGRAPYILRHHILPNITSPLLVISTLGMGNVILAAAGLSFLGLGVSSAPEWGMMVNEGRLFLQSAPHVMFFPGIFIVITVLGFNFLGDGLRDIFDPRDTKQRWRLF; encoded by the coding sequence ATGATAAAAGGAATCTTTAACAGAAGTATGCTAATTGGCCTTATTCTCATTGGTGCAGTAGTATTCCTTGCACTAACAGCTCCGTGGCTGGCCCCCCAGGATCCCCAGAAAACCAATTTTGATCAGAGATTGTTATCTCCCTCTTCAGAATATCCTTTTGGAACCGATCATCTGGGACGATGCATCTTAAGCAGGGTTCTGTTTGCTGCCCGCATTAGCCTGTTTATAGGAGGTTCTGTTATAGGAATATCTTTTATCGCCGGCACTTTGATTGGTTCAATCTCAGCTTATGCCGGAGGTATTGTAGACGAGACCGTGATGAGATTTGTCGATGGTTTTCTTGCATTTCCCAGCATGTTTATTGCTCTTGCTATTGCCGGCATATTCGGTGGGAACATGACGGGATTGATCATTGCTTTATCGATTGTTGAATGGACTGCTTATGCCAGAGTGAGCCGTGGCTCTGTTCTGGCGGTGAAAAACATGGATTATATCGCAGTCTCGAGAATGATGGGAGGCAGGGCTCCCTATATACTACGCCATCATATCCTGCCAAATATTACATCCCCTTTGCTTGTAATCTCAACCCTTGGAATGGGCAACGTTATCCTGGCAGCTGCTGGATTGAGTTTCTTGGGATTGGGTGTATCATCTGCTCCGGAATGGGGGATGATGGTCAATGAAGGCCGCCTGTTCCTACAATCCGCTCCCCATGTAATGTTTTTCCCGGGGATATTTATTGTAATAACTGTCCTGGGTTTCAATTTCCTTGGGGATGGATTGAGAGATATTTTTGATCCACGAGATACAAAACAGCGTTGGAGGTTGTTCTGA
- a CDS encoding NCS2 family permease: MTGVLENFFHLKEHGTDIKTEVMAGLVTFMTVAYIIVVNPAILEAAGIPFGPSLVATILSAVFGTLIMGVYAKKPIAIAPYMGENAFVAYTVVGVLGYPWQTALGAVFISGVLFTILTISGFRDRMIDAVPNNLKYSFVAGLGLFITFIGLVNAGIVSLGVEGSPLHVGALDTMPVALAVLGFLLISVLMIKNVRGAILIGIIATALLGFVTGVSQTPDSILSMPPSLTPIFLQLDIVGALSWGFFAVILTMFTMDLMDTMGTLVGVSMEAGYMDEEGNLPDMEKPFLADSLATVFAAIAGTTTTGAYIESATGIKEGGRTGLTAVVVALLFMLGLFFYPLFSAIPAAATAPALIIVGFQMMTSIKKIDMNDLTEMVPAMAVIILMSFTYNLGIGLCAGFVLFPLFKVVSGKGREVKPIAWGLFVLCSLFFIFYPY; this comes from the coding sequence ATGACAGGCGTACTGGAAAACTTTTTTCATCTGAAAGAACACGGCACAGATATTAAAACCGAGGTTATGGCCGGCCTTGTAACCTTCATGACAGTTGCCTATATTATAGTTGTCAATCCTGCCATCCTAGAAGCTGCAGGGATACCCTTCGGTCCTTCCCTGGTGGCTACAATCCTTTCCGCAGTATTCGGAACCCTCATAATGGGCGTCTATGCCAAAAAACCCATTGCGATTGCACCATATATGGGAGAGAACGCTTTTGTTGCTTATACGGTGGTAGGGGTGCTGGGTTATCCCTGGCAGACGGCACTGGGTGCAGTATTCATAAGCGGTGTCCTTTTTACAATTTTGACAATTTCAGGCTTCAGGGACAGAATGATCGATGCAGTCCCGAATAATCTCAAATACAGTTTTGTAGCCGGTCTGGGTCTGTTCATAACATTTATCGGGCTTGTCAATGCAGGTATCGTTTCGCTGGGTGTGGAAGGCTCTCCCCTGCATGTAGGTGCTCTGGATACAATGCCGGTAGCCCTTGCTGTACTGGGATTTCTTTTGATCAGCGTCCTGATGATCAAAAATGTTAGGGGTGCGATCCTGATAGGTATCATTGCTACAGCTCTTTTGGGATTTGTGACAGGTGTTTCCCAGACACCGGATTCGATTCTTAGCATGCCTCCAAGTCTTACACCCATTTTCCTGCAGCTGGATATTGTCGGGGCCCTGTCCTGGGGTTTCTTTGCCGTGATCCTTACAATGTTTACGATGGACCTGATGGATACAATGGGTACCCTTGTGGGTGTATCCATGGAGGCCGGATACATGGATGAAGAGGGTAATCTTCCTGATATGGAAAAACCCTTCCTTGCAGACTCCCTGGCCACAGTATTCGCAGCAATTGCCGGTACCACTACTACAGGGGCGTATATTGAATCTGCTACGGGTATAAAAGAGGGAGGCAGGACCGGGCTTACTGCAGTTGTGGTTGCACTTCTTTTCATGCTGGGCTTGTTCTTCTATCCCCTCTTTTCGGCAATCCCGGCAGCCGCCACAGCTCCTGCTTTGATAATTGTCGGTTTTCAGATGATGACATCGATAAAAAAGATAGATATGAATGATCTGACCGAGATGGTCCCTGCAATGGCGGTTATAATCCTGATGAGCTTTACCTATAATCTGGGAATTGGTCTGTGTGCAGGTTTTGTCCTGTTTCCCCTTTTTAAAGTGGTAAGTGGTAAGGGCAGGGAAGTCAAACCAATAGCCTGGGGATTGTTTGTCCTGTGTTCCCTGTTCTTTATATTTTATCCGTATTGA
- the nikB gene encoding nickel ABC transporter permease produces the protein MFAYLMRRVLFLIPTLLLVSIISFSIIHIAPGDPAELLLTGPDGVADPQVVEEFREEMGFDQPFHIQYGTWLMQVLSGDLGYSYMTDQPVAKAILHNFGATFKLAVVSMIFTLLIAIPGGIIAALAKDTWKDDLSRFFSLFGVSIPNFWQGYLMILVFAIFLDILPVGGYGDGGDLYHMILPALTLGTSSAAVLMRLMRSSLLDVLDHDYILSARARGLPEYIIIGKHALKNAFIPVVTMMGLSFGYLLNGSVIIETVFAWPGIGNLMVSSIYSRDYPMIQGTLLFVAGIFVIINLLVDISYAYLDPRLRYDKRNL, from the coding sequence ATGTTTGCTTATTTGATGAGACGAGTGTTATTCCTGATTCCCACTCTCCTTTTAGTTTCAATAATAAGCTTTTCAATAATACATATCGCTCCCGGGGATCCGGCCGAATTACTACTTACAGGCCCCGATGGTGTGGCAGATCCGCAGGTTGTAGAAGAATTCAGGGAAGAAATGGGTTTTGACCAGCCATTCCATATACAATATGGGACATGGTTAATGCAGGTTCTTTCTGGTGATCTGGGTTATTCTTACATGACCGATCAACCCGTGGCAAAAGCCATCCTGCACAATTTTGGTGCAACTTTTAAATTAGCTGTAGTAAGCATGATATTCACATTATTGATTGCCATCCCGGGAGGTATAATAGCTGCACTGGCAAAAGATACATGGAAGGATGACCTGAGCAGATTTTTCTCTCTTTTTGGTGTATCCATCCCAAACTTTTGGCAGGGGTACCTGATGATTCTTGTATTTGCTATTTTTTTAGATATCTTACCTGTGGGAGGATACGGTGATGGAGGAGACCTCTATCACATGATACTGCCTGCTTTAACTCTGGGGACTTCATCGGCAGCAGTACTCATGCGCCTGATGCGGTCCAGTCTTTTAGACGTGCTTGATCATGACTATATTCTTTCGGCCAGAGCCCGGGGATTGCCGGAATATATTATCATTGGAAAACATGCTCTGAAAAATGCCTTCATACCGGTAGTTACCATGATGGGATTGAGTTTTGGCTATCTGTTAAACGGATCGGTTATAATTGAGACAGTTTTTGCATGGCCTGGCATAGGAAACCTGATGGTCAGTTCAATATATAGCAGGGATTATCCAATGATACAGGGCACCCTCCTTTTCGTGGCAGGAATTTTTGTTATCATCAATCTTTTAGTGGACATCTCCTATGCCTATCTTGATCCGAGGTTGAGATATGATAAAAGGAATCTTTAA
- a CDS encoding class I SAM-dependent methyltransferase has translation MTVKQQIEEYWDWRSTSYTNGATSLGEEERELWKQSLLPYLGTGPLKVLDIGTGKGFLALLLSDMGHEVTAIDISQSMLEKAQREAIKRNLDIRFEKGDAENLSFDDSSFDVVVSKYLLWTLPDPENTLKEWNRVLHPGGKIIAIDGNWFDPSPVKKLKRGIRKVVQGITYRDPTTGVLRQGKFNQYYSSLHPSLPLYSNVKPESIKPLFEKAGFEDMQIDSLPLVHKYNLKNMHPLLRPLNTDTFFLISGTSSKKEK, from the coding sequence ATGACTGTAAAACAGCAAATCGAAGAATACTGGGATTGGCGCAGTACAAGTTATACTAACGGCGCCACATCCCTGGGAGAAGAAGAAAGAGAGCTCTGGAAACAGAGTCTCCTTCCCTATCTTGGCACAGGTCCGCTAAAAGTACTTGATATAGGTACAGGGAAAGGATTTCTGGCTCTTCTACTATCAGACATGGGACATGAGGTAACTGCCATTGATATATCACAATCCATGCTGGAAAAAGCGCAGAGAGAAGCTATTAAGCGCAATCTGGACATCAGGTTCGAAAAAGGAGATGCAGAAAACCTGTCATTTGATGATTCAAGTTTTGATGTAGTGGTAAGTAAATATCTTCTCTGGACTCTTCCTGACCCGGAAAATACGCTTAAGGAATGGAACCGCGTTCTGCATCCCGGAGGAAAGATTATTGCGATTGATGGAAACTGGTTTGATCCATCACCTGTAAAGAAACTCAAGCGTGGAATCAGAAAAGTAGTGCAGGGTATCACATACAGGGACCCTACAACAGGAGTGTTGCGTCAGGGTAAATTCAATCAATATTATTCCTCTCTACATCCTTCACTGCCCCTTTATTCGAATGTAAAACCTGAAAGTATCAAGCCGCTCTTTGAAAAAGCAGGTTTTGAGGATATGCAAATTGATTCTTTACCATTGGTACACAAATACAATTTAAAAAACATGCACCCCCTCCTGAGACCCCTGAATACAGATACATTCTTCCTGATATCCGGTACTTCCTCTAAAAAGGAAAAATGA
- the glmS gene encoding glutamine--fructose-6-phosphate transaminase (isomerizing), whose protein sequence is MCGIVGYVGKTDASSVIMDCLYRLEYRGYDSAGLSILNGDLQTYKAAGSIGELDKVLPAEIEGNIGIGHTRWATHGIPNDVNAHPHCSSDIVVVHNGIIENYLKLQEWLEDEGYEFVSDTDTEVIAHLVHFNSNSLDLFEAVRKSMAMLEGSYAIAVMSKKCPDTLIAARKDSPLIVGLGENEFFTSSDATAFVAHTRNVVFVDDREIVKLTPEKVEFYDMEGQLLEKQVSTIDWDVEAAEKSGYAHFMLKEIHEQTRSLQKTFAGKLSELEGNVQLPELKLTDEQIRNIGRVEIIACGTSWNAGLFGKYLLESLAGVHTDVSAASEFRYRDPVMDCNTLTIAITQSGETADTLAAIRNVAQYESSTIAITNVVGSTITREAENVVYTHAGPEIGVAATKTFTAQLIALYLLAVYLGRRRNYLLPDEAKAIIKNLKELPGNVQQVLNQRDLIRKHAVRYAANRDYYFIGRGLNYPAALEAALKLKEISYIHAEGYAAGELKHGPLALLENGTPVVAIVTKGRTYEKMLSNIKEVKARGAEVIAVADEGDREIGKYADLVIPVPATNPLLSPVLSSVALQLLAYYTALEKGCEIDKPRNLAKSVTVE, encoded by the coding sequence ATGTGCGGGATTGTAGGATATGTGGGAAAGACCGATGCATCATCGGTGATCATGGATTGCCTGTACCGATTGGAGTACAGGGGTTATGATTCTGCCGGGTTAAGTATCTTAAACGGTGATCTGCAGACCTATAAAGCCGCCGGCAGTATCGGTGAACTTGATAAGGTGCTGCCTGCAGAGATAGAAGGTAATATAGGGATCGGGCATACACGCTGGGCCACACACGGGATACCCAATGATGTCAATGCACATCCACACTGTTCTTCGGATATCGTGGTCGTACACAACGGAATTATTGAGAATTACCTCAAATTGCAGGAATGGCTGGAAGATGAAGGTTATGAGTTTGTATCTGATACCGATACCGAGGTAATTGCCCATCTGGTGCATTTTAACAGTAATTCCCTGGACCTGTTCGAGGCGGTACGCAAAAGCATGGCAATGCTGGAAGGTTCCTATGCGATCGCGGTTATGAGTAAGAAATGTCCGGATACCCTGATCGCTGCCAGAAAGGACAGTCCCCTGATAGTGGGCCTGGGGGAGAATGAATTTTTCACGTCCTCTGATGCTACGGCTTTTGTGGCTCATACCCGCAATGTGGTATTTGTGGATGACCGCGAGATCGTGAAACTGACTCCTGAGAAGGTGGAGTTCTATGATATGGAAGGCCAATTGCTGGAAAAGCAGGTTTCTACGATCGATTGGGATGTGGAGGCTGCGGAAAAAAGTGGTTATGCCCATTTCATGCTCAAAGAAATCCATGAGCAGACCCGCTCATTGCAAAAAACCTTTGCCGGCAAGTTATCAGAACTTGAAGGCAATGTCCAATTGCCCGAACTCAAACTTACAGATGAACAGATCAGAAATATTGGCAGGGTGGAGATCATTGCATGTGGCACGTCCTGGAATGCGGGGTTATTTGGCAAATACCTGCTGGAGAGTCTGGCCGGGGTACATACCGATGTCAGCGCCGCTTCGGAGTTTCGGTATCGGGATCCGGTGATGGATTGCAATACCCTAACCATTGCAATTACCCAGTCCGGAGAGACGGCCGATACGCTGGCAGCGATCCGTAATGTGGCACAGTACGAGTCAAGTACCATCGCGATAACCAATGTTGTCGGCAGCACCATTACCCGGGAGGCCGAAAATGTAGTGTATACCCATGCAGGTCCTGAGATCGGTGTGGCTGCGACCAAGACGTTTACGGCCCAATTAATAGCGCTTTATCTGCTGGCTGTATATCTGGGCAGACGCAGGAATTATCTTTTGCCGGATGAGGCAAAAGCTATCATTAAAAATCTCAAGGAATTACCCGGTAATGTGCAGCAGGTATTGAACCAGAGGGATCTGATCCGCAAACATGCAGTCCGGTATGCAGCCAATCGGGATTATTATTTTATTGGCAGGGGACTCAATTATCCAGCGGCACTGGAAGCTGCTTTGAAACTCAAGGAAATATCCTATATCCATGCGGAAGGGTATGCTGCAGGTGAACTGAAACACGGACCCCTGGCCCTGCTGGAGAACGGCACGCCAGTTGTGGCGATTGTTACAAAAGGGCGTACCTATGAAAAAATGCTGAGCAATATCAAGGAGGTAAAGGCGCGTGGAGCCGAGGTTATTGCAGTGGCCGATGAAGGAGATCGGGAGATAGGCAAGTATGCCGATCTTGTAATCCCTGTACCTGCCACCAATCCCCTGCTATCCCCGGTTCTGTCCTCGGTGGCTTTGCAGCTGCTTGCTTATTATACTGCCCTGGAAAAGGGTTGTGAGATAGATAAACCGCGCAATCTGGCCAAAAGTGTGACTGTGGAATGA